In a single window of the Serratia quinivorans genome:
- the dgkA gene encoding Diacylglycerol kinase, whose translation MANQATGLTRIIKAAGYSYKGFSAAWQHEAAFRQELVATVLAIILAIWLDVGAIARILLIGSVLLVMIVEILNSAIEAIVDRVGTEHHELSGRAKDMGSAAVSLAIILALFVWGSVLWQHFA comes from the coding sequence ATGGCAAACCAAGCAACCGGCCTGACCCGTATTATTAAAGCCGCCGGCTACTCTTATAAAGGCTTTTCCGCTGCCTGGCAGCACGAAGCGGCATTCCGCCAGGAATTGGTGGCGACCGTGCTGGCTATCATACTGGCGATTTGGCTGGACGTGGGTGCGATAGCGCGCATTTTACTGATCGGATCGGTGCTGTTGGTGATGATCGTCGAAATCCTGAACAGCGCGATTGAGGCGATTGTCGACCGCGTGGGGACTGAGCATCACGAGCTTTCCGGTCGGGCAAAGGATATGGGCTCGGCGGCGGTTTCGCTGGCGATTATTTTGGCGCTGTTTGTCTGGGGGTCGGTGCTGTGGCAGCACTTTGCCTGA